Proteins encoded together in one Lysinibacillus sp. FSL K6-0232 window:
- a CDS encoding OPT/YSL family transporter encodes MNNKVLHPRALEPVTLLMIVFTSVIGAIIGIQLITTLGISANTSIVGAIFAMILGRIPIGKLIAFKSIHRQNIVQTAISAATFSAASSLMLPIGIPYVLGYENLVLPLFIGVVLAMFVDALLLYKFFDTKVFPAAGTWPPGIATAEAIKAGDKGGKNAKVLIGGVLVGIVGSILKIPMSAFGVAFIGNIWALTMFGIGLLLRGYSVQLFNIDLNEYYIPHGMMVGAGVVALFQVGFSLLNKRAAKKVEEVSYTKDEKEIRQGFGVGFIAYLVIALLIALLGGLISHMSFGMLLGFLLFAAVAAFVHELIVGIAAMHAGWFPAFAVAFITLIVGILLGFPAPALALLAGYSAATGVAFADMGYDLKTGFILRGYGSDPALEKEGRKQQLIAGMLAFAISAIVVLLSYKSYFAQDLVAPVNHVYAATIQSGVTGDVAKQLMIWAIPGALIQLLGGAKRQMGILFATGLLLVNPIAGWAVLVGIVLRIIFTSMTKGKKESEMTVFAAGVIAGDALYSFFTSIVKIGK; translated from the coding sequence ATGAATAATAAAGTATTACATCCTCGGGCTTTGGAGCCTGTTACATTACTAATGATTGTTTTCACCTCTGTAATTGGGGCAATTATTGGGATACAGCTAATTACAACGTTAGGGATTTCTGCGAATACATCCATTGTTGGGGCAATATTTGCGATGATTTTAGGGAGAATTCCAATTGGCAAGCTGATTGCCTTTAAATCTATACATCGACAAAATATTGTGCAAACGGCAATATCAGCAGCTACATTTAGTGCAGCAAGTAGTTTAATGCTGCCAATTGGAATTCCATATGTGCTAGGCTATGAAAATTTAGTATTACCATTGTTTATTGGTGTCGTTTTAGCGATGTTTGTGGATGCTTTATTATTATATAAATTTTTTGATACAAAGGTTTTTCCAGCTGCAGGCACATGGCCACCGGGAATTGCTACCGCTGAGGCAATTAAAGCGGGCGATAAAGGTGGGAAAAATGCCAAAGTATTAATTGGCGGTGTTTTAGTTGGTATTGTAGGGTCTATTTTAAAAATACCGATGTCAGCTTTTGGTGTAGCGTTTATCGGTAATATATGGGCACTAACAATGTTTGGTATTGGTCTGTTACTGCGAGGCTATTCAGTTCAATTATTTAATATTGATTTAAATGAGTATTATATTCCACATGGCATGATGGTTGGTGCTGGGGTTGTGGCATTGTTCCAAGTAGGGTTTTCATTATTGAATAAAAGAGCTGCTAAAAAAGTAGAGGAAGTAAGCTATACGAAGGATGAAAAAGAAATTCGCCAAGGCTTTGGTGTAGGGTTTATTGCTTATTTAGTGATTGCTTTATTAATCGCCTTGTTAGGTGGTTTAATTTCTCATATGTCCTTTGGGATGTTGCTCGGCTTCCTATTATTTGCAGCGGTTGCGGCATTTGTGCATGAGCTTATTGTTGGGATTGCGGCCATGCATGCAGGCTGGTTCCCAGCATTTGCTGTAGCATTTATTACACTGATTGTTGGTATTTTATTGGGCTTCCCAGCACCAGCTCTTGCCCTATTAGCAGGCTATAGCGCAGCGACAGGGGTAGCCTTTGCGGATATGGGCTATGACTTAAAAACTGGCTTTATTTTACGTGGTTATGGTAGTGATCCTGCATTAGAAAAAGAGGGGCGCAAACAGCAGCTCATTGCAGGTATGCTAGCCTTTGCCATTTCAGCAATTGTTGTATTACTATCCTATAAATCTTATTTTGCACAAGATTTAGTAGCACCTGTCAACCATGTGTATGCGGCAACGATTCAATCAGGTGTTACTGGCGATGTAGCAAAGCAATTAATGATTTGGGCAATTCCAGGCGCATTGATTCAATTGCTTGGTGGTGCTAAACGTCAAATGGGTATCCTTTTTGCAACTGGTTTACTATTAGTTAACCCAATTGCTGGATGGGCTGTATTAGTGGGGATTGTACTACGTATTATTTTCACATCTATGACAAAAGGGAAGAAAGAATCTGAAATGACTGTATTTGCAGCAGGGGTTATTGCTGGAGATGCCTTATACAGCTTCTTTACCTCTATTGTGAAAATCGGGAAGTAG
- a CDS encoding S-methyl thiohydantoin desulfurase domain-containing protein — protein sequence MVKALTYNDGIAAVYGGAILGGGGGGLLEEGLKLVKEIFAAGEPQLVDITELDHKDLVACVAMVGAPSAADQYISNEQLCWSYQSMNTYMDQRLKGIITNENGAITTINGWLQSVLVNVPVVDAPCNGRAHPTGIMGSLNLHEQQHYQSLQFYAGGKDHLAVQGFVEGDLQNTAKTVRHASILAGGLVAVTRNPITIDYLRQHGAPNAITMAIELGYSFLNGRTFEERLSNVVQQLNGVHIVSGEVTNYSLTKDNGFDIGKLAVGDYELTFWNEYMTLTKDGQLQSKFPDLMMTFDIDNMLPVPSASVKEGMHVAVIHVDQRYLTLSSTMQNQALLREIDTVIAKIL from the coding sequence ATGGTCAAAGCATTAACCTATAACGATGGCATTGCAGCAGTTTATGGAGGTGCAATCCTTGGCGGTGGCGGAGGTGGTCTGCTAGAGGAGGGACTAAAGCTAGTGAAGGAAATCTTTGCGGCTGGGGAGCCTCAATTAGTTGACATAACGGAATTAGATCATAAAGATTTAGTGGCTTGTGTAGCAATGGTTGGCGCGCCTTCAGCAGCCGATCAATATATTTCCAATGAGCAGCTTTGCTGGAGCTACCAAAGCATGAACACGTATATGGACCAACGCTTAAAAGGTATTATTACAAATGAAAATGGAGCCATCACAACGATTAATGGCTGGCTGCAATCCGTCTTAGTAAATGTGCCTGTTGTGGATGCTCCATGCAATGGACGCGCACATCCTACAGGTATTATGGGCTCCTTAAATCTTCATGAACAACAACATTATCAATCACTGCAATTTTATGCAGGTGGTAAGGATCATTTGGCAGTGCAAGGTTTTGTGGAGGGGGATTTACAAAACACGGCAAAAACAGTCCGTCATGCTTCGATTTTAGCTGGCGGCCTCGTTGCCGTTACACGCAATCCTATAACAATTGACTACTTGCGACAACATGGTGCGCCAAATGCGATTACAATGGCTATTGAGCTTGGCTATAGCTTTTTAAATGGACGAACATTTGAGGAGAGATTGTCCAATGTTGTGCAGCAATTAAATGGTGTACACATTGTATCAGGTGAAGTCACAAATTATTCATTAACGAAGGACAATGGCTTTGATATTGGTAAATTAGCGGTTGGTGATTACGAGCTAACCTTCTGGAATGAGTATATGACATTAACGAAGGATGGACAGCTACAGTCAAAATTCCCAGACCTTATGATGACATTTGATATAGATAATATGCTGCCAGTGCCAAGCGCTAGTGTGAAAGAGGGGATGCATGTAGCAGTTATCCATGTGGATCAGCGTTATTTAACCTTAAGCTCAACAATGCAAAATCAAGCATTACTACGAGAAATTGATACAGTGATTGCCAAGATTTTATAA
- a CDS encoding HD domain-containing protein yields MNQLMDRVREVYAQFDASHDFQHIERVYQNALAILQTEPTADVEVVKIAVLLHDVSDKKYTDSKEQEDKLIAELALSEEKKQHIRDCIAQVSFNGGNELAATSLEAKIVRDADRLDAIGAIGIARTFAYGGAKGRKLYDKGEEVRMNMTEQEYRQKNTASVTHFYEKLLLLKDLMVTEKGKQMALERHQFMESFLQQLQHEIGQ; encoded by the coding sequence ATGAATCAGTTAATGGATCGAGTACGTGAAGTCTATGCGCAATTTGACGCTAGTCATGATTTTCAGCATATTGAACGTGTTTATCAAAATGCTTTAGCCATTTTACAAACAGAGCCTACAGCAGATGTTGAGGTTGTGAAAATTGCCGTGCTTTTGCATGATGTCAGCGATAAAAAATATACCGATAGCAAAGAGCAAGAGGATAAGCTGATTGCAGAGCTGGCGCTTAGTGAGGAAAAAAAGCAGCATATTCGAGATTGCATCGCACAAGTTTCCTTTAATGGTGGCAATGAGCTAGCGGCAACCTCATTGGAGGCGAAAATTGTGCGAGATGCAGATCGCTTAGATGCAATTGGCGCCATTGGCATTGCTCGTACATTCGCATATGGCGGCGCAAAAGGTCGCAAGCTTTACGATAAGGGTGAAGAAGTACGTATGAATATGACAGAGCAGGAATACCGTCAGAAAAATACGGCGTCTGTAACACATTTTTACGAGAAATTATTATTGCTGAAAGATTTAATGGTGACAGAAAAGGGCAAGCAAATGGCACTTGAACGCCATCAATTTATGGAAAGCTTTTTACAACAGCTACAGCATGAAATTGGTCAATAA
- a CDS encoding ABC-F family ATP-binding cassette domain-containing protein, which produces MSHLIVQNLTKTVGDKTLFQHIEFTIYEGERAGLIGINGTGKSTLLSILAGDIEADSMTMDHPNKYRIAYLPQEPTFEAGETVLQAVFAGNSPILQLNRQYEETVAALAVNPTSEGLQKALFSLQQRMDEEQAWDVNALAKTALTKLGIETFDKEVLTLSGGQQKRVALAKVLIEPADLYLLDEPTNHLDVQSTEWLQEMVLRLKGAVIFITHDRYFLDELATHIYELADQTLYRHTGNYGDYLEARAIREEMKAASAQKDRNRYRSELKWIRRGAKARSTKQKARIQRFEKLEDNLERKTEDVSLDMGLATTRLGRKVLEAEQISKAFGQQKIVENFSFLLQQGDRIGIIGANGVGKSTLLNMLAGELTPDQGEILVGSTVKLAHFKQTLPKMNENERMIEYIREASNDITDAEGVRYSAAQMLERFLFPLHTHGTPIGKLSGGERKRLHLLRLLMEQPNVLLLDEPTNDLDIETLGVLEDFIEHFPGVVITISHDRFFLDRIAKKLWILDGQGHVEETLDLYSEYLEKREQATTIKVEAPKVDKVKADKPKSEKKKLSFKEQKEWETITEDIEKVETAIMETEEGIAQAGSDFTKLQELTAKLDTLNAQYEHLIERWSYLDEIVNG; this is translated from the coding sequence ATGAGTCATTTAATTGTACAAAACTTAACAAAAACGGTTGGCGATAAAACGCTTTTTCAACATATTGAATTTACGATTTATGAAGGAGAGCGAGCAGGCTTAATTGGCATTAATGGAACGGGAAAATCGACCCTGTTATCCATTTTAGCGGGGGACATTGAAGCGGATTCGATGACAATGGATCACCCAAATAAATACCGTATCGCCTATTTGCCGCAGGAGCCGACATTTGAGGCTGGCGAAACGGTTTTACAGGCAGTGTTTGCAGGGAACTCGCCCATTTTACAGTTGAATCGTCAATATGAAGAAACCGTTGCTGCACTCGCAGTAAACCCAACATCTGAAGGTCTGCAAAAAGCGTTATTTAGCTTGCAACAGCGTATGGATGAGGAGCAGGCATGGGATGTGAATGCGCTTGCTAAAACGGCATTGACAAAGCTTGGCATCGAAACATTCGACAAGGAAGTGCTAACGCTATCAGGTGGTCAGCAAAAGCGAGTAGCCTTAGCCAAAGTCTTAATTGAGCCTGCTGATTTATATTTATTGGATGAGCCGACCAACCATTTAGATGTACAGTCAACAGAGTGGCTCCAAGAAATGGTGCTACGCTTAAAAGGCGCTGTTATTTTCATCACCCATGATCGTTATTTCTTAGATGAATTAGCAACACATATTTATGAGCTGGCAGATCAAACCTTGTATCGTCATACAGGGAATTATGGCGACTATTTAGAGGCACGTGCAATTCGTGAGGAAATGAAGGCTGCCTCTGCACAAAAGGATCGCAACCGTTATCGCTCAGAGCTAAAATGGATTCGTCGTGGTGCCAAGGCACGTTCAACAAAGCAAAAGGCACGTATTCAACGCTTTGAAAAGCTGGAGGACAACCTAGAGCGTAAAACAGAGGATGTGTCATTAGACATGGGGCTTGCAACAACGCGCCTTGGTCGTAAGGTGCTGGAGGCTGAGCAGATTTCGAAAGCTTTTGGACAGCAAAAAATCGTTGAAAACTTCTCGTTTTTACTACAGCAGGGTGATCGTATTGGTATTATCGGTGCAAATGGTGTAGGGAAATCAACCTTATTAAATATGCTAGCAGGGGAGCTGACACCTGATCAAGGTGAAATTCTTGTTGGGTCAACGGTAAAGCTGGCACACTTTAAGCAAACATTGCCAAAAATGAATGAAAATGAACGTATGATTGAATATATACGCGAGGCTTCCAATGATATTACAGATGCAGAGGGCGTGCGCTATTCAGCAGCGCAAATGCTAGAGCGCTTTTTATTCCCATTGCATACACATGGCACACCCATTGGCAAATTATCAGGCGGAGAGCGCAAGCGACTGCATTTATTGCGCTTATTAATGGAACAGCCAAATGTGCTATTGCTGGATGAGCCAACAAATGATTTAGATATTGAAACATTAGGGGTGCTGGAGGATTTTATTGAGCATTTCCCTGGCGTTGTGATTACCATTTCCCATGATCGCTTTTTCCTAGATCGTATTGCGAAAAAGCTATGGATTTTAGATGGGCAAGGGCATGTTGAGGAAACGCTTGATCTTTACAGTGAATATTTAGAAAAGCGTGAACAGGCAACTACTATTAAAGTGGAAGCGCCAAAAGTGGACAAAGTAAAGGCAGATAAGCCAAAATCAGAGAAGAAGAAGCTATCGTTTAAAGAGCAAAAAGAATGGGAAACGATTACAGAGGATATTGAAAAAGTAGAAACAGCGATTATGGAAACGGAGGAAGGCATTGCACAGGCTGGCTCAGATTTTACTAAGCTACAGGAGCTAACAGCGAAGCTGGATACGTTAAATGCACAGTATGAGCATTTAATTGAAAGATGGTCTTATTTAGATGAAATTGTCAATGGATAA
- a CDS encoding conserved virulence factor C family protein codes for MKIITIEPTPSPNSMKVVVDTELPFGKSYNFTKDNKDEATGEAAAILAIEGVKGVYHVADFFAVERNAKYAWEGILASIRQVLGEDVQAQDDTQVANEFYGEVYVHVQFYKQIPLQVKVFDNQREHRVSCGDRFVTAFNQIIESAVDENYIFQRKWIDYGVRYGELEDIAEAVQQEIDATYSAERLTEIVAAINNDDEKAVIKQQKQKVTVEQFMQPEWEKRFQLLDQMADPELDDLPLLDLALQDEQMSIRRLATVYLGMIEDVAVVPYLEKALQDKSAAVRRTAGDCMSDLGFVEFESAMQQALQDKNKLVRWRAAMYLYEVGTEQSLPALKAAEDDKEFEVKLQIKMAIARIEQGEEAKGSVWKQMTESRQS; via the coding sequence ATGAAAATTATCACAATTGAACCAACACCAAGCCCTAATTCAATGAAGGTTGTTGTGGACACAGAGTTACCGTTTGGCAAAAGCTATAACTTTACAAAGGATAACAAAGATGAAGCGACTGGCGAAGCAGCAGCGATTTTAGCGATTGAAGGCGTAAAGGGCGTTTATCATGTTGCGGATTTCTTTGCGGTTGAGCGCAATGCTAAATATGCATGGGAAGGCATTTTAGCAAGCATTCGCCAAGTGCTAGGAGAAGATGTACAAGCACAGGATGACACACAAGTTGCCAATGAGTTTTATGGGGAAGTCTATGTGCATGTGCAATTTTATAAGCAAATACCATTGCAGGTAAAGGTTTTTGATAATCAACGAGAGCACCGTGTGAGCTGTGGTGATCGCTTTGTGACTGCATTTAATCAAATTATTGAGTCAGCCGTTGATGAAAACTATATTTTCCAACGTAAATGGATTGACTATGGTGTGCGCTATGGCGAGCTTGAGGATATTGCAGAGGCTGTACAGCAGGAGATTGATGCTACGTATTCCGCAGAGCGTTTAACAGAAATTGTAGCAGCCATTAACAATGATGATGAAAAAGCAGTGATTAAGCAGCAGAAGCAAAAGGTGACGGTGGAGCAATTTATGCAGCCAGAATGGGAGAAGCGCTTCCAGCTATTAGATCAAATGGCTGATCCAGAGCTTGATGATTTACCGTTATTAGATTTAGCACTGCAGGATGAGCAAATGTCCATTCGTCGACTCGCTACTGTATATTTAGGGATGATTGAGGATGTTGCCGTTGTGCCGTACTTAGAAAAAGCCCTACAGGATAAAAGTGCAGCCGTGCGTCGAACAGCGGGTGACTGTATGAGTGATCTTGGCTTTGTGGAATTTGAGTCAGCGATGCAACAAGCGCTACAGGATAAAAACAAGCTTGTGCGCTGGCGTGCAGCGATGTATTTATATGAGGTTGGCACAGAGCAATCTTTACCAGCATTAAAGGCAGCAGAAGATGATAAAGAATTTGAAGTAAAGCTACAAATCAAAATGGCGATTGCACGTATTGAACAGGGCGAGGAAGCAAAAGGCTCTGTTTGGAAGCAAATGACAGAATCTCGTCAGTCATAA
- a CDS encoding GNAT family N-acetyltransferase, which produces MSTKKITTAEELQTALDIRRKVFIEEQQVPEEEEIDGFDALDAPCDHILVYYQEQPVGAGRLRVVEDFGKLERICILEEFRKYGLGKEIILGLEQIAQEKGLTKVKLEAQTHAEGFYEKLGYKSEGEEFLDCNIPHILMKKYW; this is translated from the coding sequence ATGAGCACGAAAAAAATAACAACAGCAGAAGAGCTACAAACAGCATTGGATATTCGCCGAAAAGTTTTTATTGAAGAGCAACAAGTACCAGAGGAAGAAGAAATAGATGGCTTTGATGCATTAGATGCCCCATGTGACCATATTCTTGTGTACTATCAGGAGCAGCCCGTTGGCGCAGGTAGATTACGAGTAGTGGAAGACTTCGGCAAATTGGAGCGTATTTGTATACTGGAGGAGTTCCGCAAATATGGCCTTGGCAAGGAAATTATTCTAGGGCTAGAGCAAATCGCACAGGAGAAGGGCTTAACAAAAGTAAAATTAGAGGCACAAACGCATGCAGAAGGCTTCTATGAAAAATTAGGCTATAAGAGTGAAGGCGAAGAATTTTTGGATTGTAATATCCCACATATTTTAATGAAAAAATATTGGTAA
- a CDS encoding RDD family protein, with protein sequence MKSITTKRTAAYMIDVAISTTVTFGIEYFLRKKVKNEAVHALVTPTVVMWALEYAQLRNKGQTIGYQAMGLTLESEDGQALTSSQIIKRMAYRDTISTFDYLKNRQAFAEQNGQRLPHDRIAGTIVQDQSL encoded by the coding sequence ATGAAATCTATTACGACAAAACGAACAGCCGCCTATATGATTGATGTAGCCATTTCCACAACGGTTACATTTGGCATTGAATACTTCCTACGAAAAAAGGTGAAAAATGAAGCTGTCCATGCACTTGTCACACCAACTGTTGTGATGTGGGCATTGGAATATGCACAGCTTCGCAACAAGGGGCAAACCATTGGCTATCAAGCAATGGGCCTAACGCTGGAAAGCGAGGATGGGCAGGCATTAACAAGCTCGCAAATTATTAAGCGCATGGCTTATCGAGATACTATTAGCACATTTGATTATCTAAAAAATCGACAAGCATTTGCTGAGCAAAATGGACAACGTCTGCCACATGACCGCATTGCAGGGACAATTGTTCAAGATCAATCATTATAA
- a CDS encoding DMT family transporter, with amino-acid sequence MNISAILKLTASMALFGSIGFFTVHTGIPATELVFVRCICATFFLGGMWLLTGGHKTEVWDKKEVLQTLICGVFLVLNWVFLFKAFEEMSISIAISIYNLAPIFVLILGAFFLKDKLTIQALVATVTCFIGSIFIIGVHNFVSFSQFMQSGFIWALLSAIFYALTMLTSKTIVKLSAYALTYLQTIVGIVILLPFIDVALFEGLTTTNWLYILGTGFIHTGFVYYLFFDSIRSLSTILVSVLVFVDPVVAILLDILLLDFMPSLLQTIGILLIFGGIFYTIYIPKKKRSSQA; translated from the coding sequence ATGAACATTTCAGCCATTCTTAAATTAACTGCATCCATGGCACTCTTTGGCTCCATTGGCTTTTTCACTGTTCATACAGGTATCCCTGCAACAGAACTTGTCTTTGTTAGATGCATTTGTGCCACCTTCTTTCTAGGAGGAATGTGGCTGCTAACAGGTGGGCATAAAACAGAGGTTTGGGACAAAAAGGAAGTTCTCCAGACGCTTATTTGTGGTGTCTTTCTTGTCTTAAACTGGGTATTTTTATTTAAAGCGTTTGAGGAAATGTCCATTTCCATTGCGATTTCTATTTATAATTTAGCACCTATTTTTGTCTTAATTTTAGGGGCATTTTTTTTAAAGGATAAGCTGACCATTCAGGCACTTGTAGCAACAGTAACATGCTTTATTGGTAGTATTTTTATTATCGGTGTGCATAACTTTGTGTCCTTCTCACAGTTTATGCAGTCGGGCTTTATTTGGGCATTATTATCAGCCATTTTTTATGCCCTGACAATGCTGACAAGCAAGACGATTGTCAAGCTTAGTGCCTATGCCTTAACATACTTGCAAACAATTGTTGGTATTGTGATATTATTGCCCTTTATTGATGTTGCATTATTTGAAGGCTTAACGACAACGAATTGGCTCTATATTTTAGGCACAGGCTTTATTCATACAGGCTTTGTTTACTATTTATTTTTTGATAGTATTCGCAGTCTTTCTACCATTCTTGTATCGGTATTAGTGTTTGTTGATCCTGTTGTGGCAATTCTGCTTGATATACTGCTGCTTGATTTTATGCCAAGCTTGCTACAAACAATCGGCATTCTGCTTATTTTTGGCGGTATTTTCTATACCATTTATATACCAAAGAAAAAACGGTCTTCTCAAGCTTAG
- a CDS encoding glutamate-5-semialdehyde dehydrogenase, whose product MTSEIQEKGKRAKAASYVLNIKTTSEKNEALTKIAEQLLIDQQAIIAENAKDLANGEAQGIPSSTLDRIMLNSERITAMADAIHLLVKLEDPVGTVVERIEKENGLQIEKRNVPLGVIGMIYEARPNVTVDAATLALKTGNAVILRGSSSAKCSNIALVASIHRALATTAIPADAVQLIEDTSRETAKELFHLKDYLDVLIPRGGKALIDLVVNEATVPVLETGAGNCHIYVDEMADYIKAEKICLNAKTQRPSVCNAAESLLIHPAWFQTYGTQLLTALQQAGVTIIGDEAVCQAFEAALPATKEDYATEYLDLTISVKLVENVYEAIEHIHRYGTNHSEAIITEDQLVADTFLNSVDAAAVYHNASTRFTDGFEFGYGAEIGISTQKLHARGPMGLPALTSTKYFIYGNGQIRE is encoded by the coding sequence ATGACGAGTGAAATTCAAGAAAAAGGAAAGCGCGCAAAGGCAGCAAGCTATGTTTTAAACATTAAAACAACTAGTGAAAAAAATGAGGCATTGACAAAAATTGCCGAGCAATTATTAATTGATCAGCAAGCAATTATTGCTGAAAATGCCAAAGACCTAGCCAATGGTGAGGCACAGGGCATCCCTTCCTCTACATTAGATCGTATTATGCTGAATAGTGAGCGCATTACAGCGATGGCAGATGCTATTCACTTACTTGTAAAATTAGAGGATCCAGTAGGAACAGTTGTAGAGCGCATTGAAAAAGAGAATGGCTTACAAATTGAAAAGCGCAATGTACCGCTTGGTGTTATCGGCATGATTTATGAGGCACGCCCAAATGTAACCGTTGATGCAGCCACACTTGCTCTAAAGACAGGCAATGCTGTTATTTTACGTGGTAGCTCATCTGCTAAATGTTCAAATATTGCCCTTGTGGCAAGTATTCATCGGGCACTAGCTACAACAGCCATCCCTGCTGATGCGGTTCAGCTTATTGAGGATACAAGCCGTGAAACAGCGAAAGAATTATTTCATTTAAAGGACTATTTAGATGTATTAATTCCACGTGGCGGCAAGGCTCTGATTGATTTAGTGGTAAATGAGGCGACTGTTCCTGTACTTGAAACAGGTGCGGGCAACTGCCATATTTATGTGGATGAAATGGCGGATTACATAAAAGCTGAAAAGATTTGTTTAAATGCTAAAACACAGCGTCCTTCTGTTTGTAATGCAGCAGAAAGCTTACTGATTCACCCTGCTTGGTTTCAAACGTACGGCACTCAGCTACTAACAGCCCTTCAGCAAGCAGGTGTGACAATTATTGGCGATGAGGCTGTCTGTCAAGCATTTGAGGCTGCTCTTCCAGCGACAAAGGAGGACTATGCAACAGAATATCTTGACTTAACCATCAGTGTGAAGCTTGTTGAAAATGTTTATGAAGCCATTGAGCATATTCACCGCTATGGCACAAATCATTCGGAAGCCATTATAACGGAAGATCAATTAGTTGCCGATACATTTTTAAATAGTGTTGATGCAGCAGCCGTTTACCATAATGCCTCAACACGCTTTACAGATGGCTTTGAATTTGGCTATGGTGCAGAAATTGGCATTAGTACACAAAAGCTACATGCTCGAGGACCAATGGGCTTACCTGCCTTAACATCTACAAAATACTTTATTTATGGCAATGGGCAAATCCGCGAATAA
- the proB gene encoding glutamate 5-kinase, with amino-acid sequence MEKKRIVVKIGSSSLTNSKGEIDKVRLMDHVQAIATLKQQGHEVLLVSSGAVAAGFKQLGYPARPVTVKGRQAAAAVGQSLLLQTYNALFSIYDIIPAQILLTRTDFSKKECYKNAYATFEELLERSMLPIINENDTVSISELTFGDNDMLSALVSGLVHADQLIILTDVNGLYNANPAKNPQARRIDRLTAITEDMLTFTDGAGSKVGTGGMTSKLLAARAALQAGVKVFIGTGQGADKLVTILAGQGDGTYIEHDELAVLTNHKQWIALTEVSGKIFIDSGAEQALLVNGKSLLPAGVYRVEGDFVSGDVVEVYSENGLLGRGEVLYSSLELASAMGKRTDALPKYPSEVIHRNKWLKIQAN; translated from the coding sequence ATGGAGAAAAAAAGAATTGTCGTGAAAATTGGTAGTAGCTCTTTAACCAATTCAAAAGGTGAAATCGATAAAGTCCGTTTAATGGATCATGTGCAGGCAATTGCCACATTAAAGCAGCAAGGACATGAAGTATTGCTTGTATCATCAGGTGCTGTCGCGGCGGGCTTTAAACAGCTTGGCTACCCTGCCCGTCCTGTCACAGTCAAGGGCAGGCAAGCGGCGGCGGCTGTTGGGCAAAGCTTGCTGCTACAAACATACAATGCCTTATTTAGCATTTACGATATTATCCCTGCTCAAATTTTACTAACACGCACGGATTTTTCAAAAAAGGAATGCTATAAAAATGCCTATGCTACGTTTGAAGAATTATTAGAGCGTTCCATGCTACCGATTATTAATGAAAACGACACAGTATCTATTAGCGAATTAACATTTGGTGATAATGATATGCTTTCGGCGCTTGTTAGCGGTCTTGTTCATGCAGATCAGCTTATTATTTTAACGGATGTTAATGGCCTGTATAATGCCAATCCTGCCAAAAACCCACAGGCTCGGCGTATTGACCGACTTACAGCCATTACGGAGGATATGCTTACCTTTACAGATGGAGCAGGCTCAAAGGTTGGAACAGGTGGGATGACTTCCAAGCTATTAGCAGCACGAGCAGCTTTACAGGCAGGTGTGAAAGTCTTTATTGGCACTGGACAAGGTGCTGATAAACTTGTAACAATTTTAGCAGGTCAGGGAGATGGCACATATATTGAGCATGATGAGCTAGCTGTCTTAACGAACCATAAACAATGGATTGCGCTTACGGAAGTATCTGGTAAAATCTTTATAGATAGTGGTGCTGAACAAGCATTATTAGTTAATGGCAAAAGCTTATTGCCTGCAGGTGTCTATCGTGTAGAGGGTGATTTTGTTAGTGGCGATGTAGTAGAGGTATATAGCGAAAATGGACTATTAGGGCGTGGTGAAGTGTTATATTCCTCACTAGAGCTAGCTTCAGCAATGGGCAAGCGAACAGATGCCCTGCCGAAATACCCAAGTGAGGTTATTCATCGCAATAAATGGCTGAAAATTCAAGCAAATTAA